The Victivallis lenta region AGGCGGACAAGCGGCTGTGCGGCGAGGTGAAAGATGATTTCAGGCCGGAACTCACGAAGAACGGAGCCGAGTTTTTCCGCGTCGCGGATGTCGCACCACTCCGAATGGCCCGGCGGATTCAGCAGCCGAAAGTGGTTCGGCTCCGTCTCCGGCGGCAGCGAAACGCCGCAGAGCTCTGCGCCGAGGCGCCCGAGCCACATCGTCAGCCAGGATCCTTTGAAGCCGGAGTGGCCGGTGACCAGCACCCGTTTCCCGCGGTAAATATCGTTGAACACGATCTTTCACTCCTGCCAGTATTTGGTCCACGGCGCGGCGCCGGAGTTCCAGAGGTCGGAGAGCAGCCGGTGTTCCCGCGGCGTATCCATGCACTGCCAGAACCCCTCGTGACGGCGGGCGGCCATCTCGCCGTCGCGCATGGCTTCGCGCATCGGCGCGGCCTCGAAATAACAGTCTTCCGCGTCGTCGAGATAACGCGGCAGGAACTGCCGGTCGACGACCATGAAGCCGCCGTTGACGTAGCTGCCGGTCCGCAGCGGTTTTTCGGCAAAGCCGGTCACGCGGTCGCCGTCGAGCTTCATTTCGCCGAATCTCCCCTCGGGGTGGACGGCGGAGACCGTCAGCAGCCTGTCTGAAGCACGGTGAAAATCGAGCAGCGCGCCGATATCGATGTCCGCCACTCCGTCGCCGTAGGTGAGAAAGAATTCACGGTCTTCCGGCGCGAGGTAACGCGATGCGCGGCGCACCCGGCCGCCGGTCATGGTTTCGATGCCGGTGTCTGCCAGCGTAACCTCCCAGTCCGCCTCGTAGGCTTCGCCGTGGTAGACAATGCCGTGATCCTTGCCGAGCTTGACCGTGATGTCGGTCGACCGGGCGTGAAAATTCAGGAAATAGTCGATGAACTCCTCGCGCTTGTAGCCGAGACAGAGGATGAACCGGCGCACGCCGAAAGCCGCGAAACAGCGCATGATATGCCAGACGATCGGCTGCTCGCCGATCGGAACCATCGGTTTCGGAAGCAGCTCGGTCACTTCCCTCAGCCGGGTGCCCTGGCCGCCGCAGAGAATCATTGCCGGCGGCATCGGCTGTCGCGGTCCATTCATGCCGTATCCTTTCCGTCGAATGACACAGTTACTCTAATTATGGTAATGTATCATCATCCGGACAAAAGTCAATCGGGACGGACGGCAGAAAAAAAGAAACTCCCTGTTCCGGCGGAGCAGGGAGCTTCGGACATCTCAGTCAAGAGAGAGTCTTACTTCTTCATCTGGGCCTTGGCTTTTTCCCAGACGTCTTTGCCGACAAAGGCGGTCAGGCTGCGGCCATCGGCAGTCTTGCCCTTGAACGCATAGCGCTTACGGCCGGCATCGCCAAACGTAACGCAATCCAGAACATCCGCGCTGACCTTGGTCTTGGCCTTGACATCGTAGAAATCATGCTTCATCGTTCAACTCCCTCCTATTTGGTTGTGGTGAGCCGTGGTAACTGAGAGTAATTATACTTAGAGTTATACATAAATTCAAGCTCAAAACATGATTTTTATGCAAAAAAAGCAATTTTTTCGCCTTTTGCGCCGCTTTTTCCGCGAAAACCGGCCATCCTCTGCGGCCCGCCGTTGAGGGGCAGGCGGTTCCGACGCCGGAGCACAGGGAGCGTTCAGCCCCTGAAGGCGACGGCCCGGAGGCGGCGGTAATCCACCACGAACTCCTCGCCGTTCCAGAGCAGCGGACGGCAGGCGGTCTCGACCTCCGAAAGAATCTGCTCCTGCACTGCGGCGCCGAACACGGACAATTCATCAGCCAGGAAACAGCGGACCCAGCGGCGCAGCCCTTCCGCTCCGCCGGGCAGCGGCGTCTGGCGGTCGAATTCAAGCACGCGCTCCGGTTCGAAACCGGCCGCCTTCAGCCGGTCGAAGAACTCGTCCGGCGTCGGGCAGTAGAAGCGTTCGCGGTACTCCCGCCCGCGTCGCGCACAGGCCGCTGCAAACGCCTGGCGCATGGTCGCGATATTGCTCGCCGCACCGAATTCGCAGACCAGTTTGCCGCCCGGCTTCAACGCGCGCCGGATCTCGGCGAGCAGCCGGTCCACGTTCGGAATCCAGTGGAAAACCGAGTTCGAGAACACCGTGTCGAACTCCTCGTTGTACGGGAGCTCGAGCGCGTCGATCTCAGCGAACATCAGCTCCGGATGGCTGAAGCGGGCCTTGACGATCTTTTCGGCGGAGTTGTCGATGCCGAGCACGTTCGCGCCGTTCTTCGCGAGCTCGGCAGTCAGCGCGCCGGTGCCGCAGCCGAGGTCGAGAATCCGCTGCCCCGGCGACATGTCCACATGCACCATCAGCGATTTGCCGTACTCGGCGAACAGATTGGTTTTGCAGGGTTCCGTCTGTACCGTATTCCTCTCCATTTTTCCGTACCTTGTCTAGTTATCCCCGATATGGTTGATCGCATTGGCGATCGCATGGATCGCCGCGAGATTGATATTGACGTCGATTCCGGCCCCGTAGACGATCCGGTCGGAGCCGGACGGCCTGATTCCGATGAAAGCGGCGGCTTCCGCTCCCGCTCCGCGCCCGATCGCATGTTCGCTGTACATCTCGACCTGGAACGGCGGGACGGCGCCGCAGTCGTGGAACGCCGCGGCGGCCGCTTCGATCGGGCCGCCGCCGGTGCCGGAGACGGAAAAACGTTCCCCGCCGGCCTCGAGTTCGAGATCGACTTCCGTTTTGTCCGCCGCTCCCGGGGCAGGGCGCTGCAGCCGGAAGCCGGCGACCGTGACCCGGCCGTTCCGTGCCGCGACCTTCTCCCGGAAAATCCGGTACACCTCGGACGGCGTGATTTCGCTGCCGGTCGCTTCGGCTTCGGCCTGCACTGCCTTCGCCACCAGCGGCTGCATCCCCTTCGGCACTGAGATTCCGTAAACGCTCTCGAGCACGTAGGCGACGCCGCCCTTGCCGGACTGGCTGTTGATGCGGATCAGCCCGTCGTAATTCCGGCCGACGTCGGCCGGATCGATGTGCAGATACGGCATCTTC contains the following coding sequences:
- a CDS encoding glucose-1-phosphate cytidylyltransferase, with product MNGPRQPMPPAMILCGGQGTRLREVTELLPKPMVPIGEQPIVWHIMRCFAAFGVRRFILCLGYKREEFIDYFLNFHARSTDITVKLGKDHGIVYHGEAYEADWEVTLADTGIETMTGGRVRRASRYLAPEDREFFLTYGDGVADIDIGALLDFHRASDRLLTVSAVHPEGRFGEMKLDGDRVTGFAEKPLRTGSYVNGGFMVVDRQFLPRYLDDAEDCYFEAAPMREAMRDGEMAARRHEGFWQCMDTPREHRLLSDLWNSGAAPWTKYWQE
- a CDS encoding class I SAM-dependent methyltransferase; amino-acid sequence: MERNTVQTEPCKTNLFAEYGKSLMVHVDMSPGQRILDLGCGTGALTAELAKNGANVLGIDNSAEKIVKARFSHPELMFAEIDALELPYNEEFDTVFSNSVFHWIPNVDRLLAEIRRALKPGGKLVCEFGAASNIATMRQAFAAACARRGREYRERFYCPTPDEFFDRLKAAGFEPERVLEFDRQTPLPGGAEGLRRWVRCFLADELSVFGAAVQEQILSEVETACRPLLWNGEEFVVDYRRLRAVAFRG